The Avibacterium sp. 20-132 genome segment TAAAAAAGAAAATCAGCAAGACAATGCTAATTAGCGAGGCGATGATAAATTTATCCCCTTGCATCACCTTCATTTTTGCTAAACTTTGAGTTGCAAGAGCAATAAGGCTTAACATTAGAATAAAAATAGCATAGCCGAGATTGAATTTTTCTATGGTGGCAGAAATAAATACGAATAGGAAAATTGCCAAAACTGCCATAAATTCGGCAATGCCCTGTTGCCGTTCGCCTTTTCCTTTGAAAACAGCTGAAAAGATGGGTACGAATGCTAATGATGCAAACCAAAACCAACTTAAATTAAAGCTTGCCCAGCCCATTGCTTCATAAATTTCATCCGCAGTAGATTCTGCTAAGCCATAATACAACGCCATCGAAGGCAAACAGATAAAACCCAACAGCGCGAGCAAAATCCAAAATAGGCTACAATTAAACATCTGTACCAATTTATTCATAATCTTTCCATAAGAGATGACTTAGAGTTTCTTGTTATAACAAAAACTTTTAGGAGAATAAAGGCGGTTGTCTGCTTTATCGCTTACTGCGCTAATTTCACTTCATTCACCCATTTGTTAATTAGGCGTTTGCGTTCTTCGGAGGCACCGTATTTTTCAAAATCATAATTGATTAAATTAAGTTTAGTTGGATCAAACGCCGTAGGGGATTGTTCTGCGGTGATATTCGTGAGGGTTTGGAAAGCACGCCCTTTTTTCCAGGCTAATTCTTGACCTTCTTTCGACAAGGCCCAATCCACAAATAATTTCGCATTATCCAAGTTGCGCGCACCTTTTAAGATACTCACACCGCCTAGTTCGTAGCCTGTTCCTTCGCAAGGGACAACTAATTCAATTGGCGCACCTTGTTGTTTTTCAAGGGCATAGTCGTGTAAGAATCCTATCCCTACGGTGGTTTCGCCTCTTGCCGTATTGCGTGAAGGTGTGATGCCTGATTTGGTATATTGGGAGATGTTCGGATGAAGTTGTTTAAAGAAATTGAAAGTTTGATCTTCTCCCCATAATTGTACAAAGGTCGCAATTGCCGTGTAAGCCGTACCTGAGCTTTGTGGGTCAGCCACTTGAATTTCACCTTTTAAGCGAGGATCGGTCAAGTCTTTCCAGCATTTAGGGACATCTTTGATGCCTAATTTTTTCAAGCGTTCAGTATTCACACCAAAACCTAAAATACCCATATAAATCGCAGAGGTATAATTCCCTTTGACTTTCGCGGGATCTTGGAATTTTGGCATAATTTGCTCGACATTAGGTGAACGATAGGCTTCTAATAAACTAAGTTCTCCTGCTTGAGATTGCGGATCAAGCGTACCACCGTACCATACGTCCGCTTGAGGATTTTTCTTCTCGGCTTCAATTTTGGCAAAGGTGCTGCCTGAACCATTACGGATAAAAGAGGTTTTAACATCATATTTTTGACCGAAGGCTTGGGTTTCAGCCTCACACATTTCATTCGTTGCGCTACAATATACCACTAAGCGTCCTTTGGCTTGTGCTTGCACACTGAATATTAAGGCTGACGTGGCAAGTGCGGTGGAAATTGCGTTACCTTTCATTGTCGTACTCCTTATGGTTTGTCGAGAAAATCGGCTATCTTATTGATTAATCTTAATTAAATGCGGTTAATCCTATCTGAATGGGATAAAAAATGCTGTGAGCAATATCACAAAATAGAAGATTTCTTTCGTTTTATTTCATTAAAAGGGGGAAACTATTATCAAAAAGTGAATTTTTTCTTTATAATTCGCAAATTACTCATTCGCTTAATTGAATCCTATTATGTCAGATCAAGATTGCATTATTATTGCTATTGCAGGGGCTTCCGCATCAGGAAAAAGCCTTATTGCTTCGACCATTCATAAAGAACTTCGTGATGAACTCAGTTGCGAAGACATTGGCATCATTTCCGAAGATAGCTACTACAAAGATCAAACCCACCTTGCTTTTGAAGAGCGCATTAAAACCAATTACGACCACCCAAATTCAATGGATCGTGATTTATTATTGCAACATTTGCGCGCATTAAAAGCAGGCAAGGCGGTAGATATTCCCGTTTATAGCTATGTAGAACACACGCGTACTGGTGAGACCACCCATTTCAAACCAAAGAAAGTGATTATTTTAGAAGGGATTTTGTTGCTCACAGATGAACGCATTCGCCAAGAGGCGAGCATTTCTGTGTTTGTTGATGCACCATTAGATATTTGTTTTATCCGTCGTTTAAAACGCGATATGGAAGAACGTGGTCGTTCTTTACAATCGGTCGTGGATCAATACCGAGCAACGGTTCGTCCAATGTTCTTGCAATTTATTGAACCGTCGAAACAATATGCGGATATTGTTGTTCCTCGTGGTGGGAAAAACCGTATTGCAATCAATATGTTAAAAGCACAGATTTTGCATCTACTGAAAGGCAAATAGGGGATAACAATGAGATTATGTGATACTGACATTGAACGTTATTTAGAGCAAGGTATTATCAGCTTAACGCCACGCCCAGATAATGACAAAATCAATGGTGCAACCGTTGATGTACGCTTAGGCAATTCTTTCCGTGTATTTCGTGAGCATACAGCGCCTTATATTGATTTAAGTGGCAAAAAAGAAGAGGTTTCCGCCCAGCTTGAAGCGGTGATGAGTGATGAAATTCTCATTGATGACGGTGAGGCATTCTTTCTTCACCCGGGGGAACTTGCCCTTGCGACCACTTTTGAAGCCGTATCTTTGCCCGCAAATATTATCGGTTGGCTAGATGGACGCTCTTCCCTTGCTCGTCTAGGATTGATGGTTCACGTTACAGCACATCGCATTGATCCGGGTTGGAATGGGCGAATCGTGTTGGAATTTTATAATTCAGGTAAATTGCCTTTAGCACTGCGTCCAAAAATGGTGATTGGCGCATTAAGTTTTGAAGTGCTAAGTGGTGAGGCTGCCCGTCCTTATAATCGCCGTCAAGATGCGAAATATAAGGATCAGCAAAATGCGGTAGCCAGCCGTATTGATAAGGATAAATAAGCAATGAAAAAGAAAGCAATACTCATTGTTGCGTTGTTAATATGTATTGGGTTTTGCTTTCTTTTATGGCAACAGTATGCCCGTCTAAGCGACAAATTGCTTGCTCATCTTGAACATAATAAAATCCATATCG includes the following:
- the udk gene encoding uridine kinase, which gives rise to MSDQDCIIIAIAGASASGKSLIASTIHKELRDELSCEDIGIISEDSYYKDQTHLAFEERIKTNYDHPNSMDRDLLLQHLRALKAGKAVDIPVYSYVEHTRTGETTHFKPKKVIILEGILLLTDERIRQEASISVFVDAPLDICFIRRLKRDMEERGRSLQSVVDQYRATVRPMFLQFIEPSKQYADIVVPRGGKNRIAINMLKAQILHLLKGK
- a CDS encoding ABC transporter substrate-binding protein; this translates as MKGNAISTALATSALIFSVQAQAKGRLVVYCSATNEMCEAETQAFGQKYDVKTSFIRNGSGSTFAKIEAEKKNPQADVWYGGTLDPQSQAGELSLLEAYRSPNVEQIMPKFQDPAKVKGNYTSAIYMGILGFGVNTERLKKLGIKDVPKCWKDLTDPRLKGEIQVADPQSSGTAYTAIATFVQLWGEDQTFNFFKQLHPNISQYTKSGITPSRNTARGETTVGIGFLHDYALEKQQGAPIELVVPCEGTGYELGGVSILKGARNLDNAKLFVDWALSKEGQELAWKKGRAFQTLTNITAEQSPTAFDPTKLNLINYDFEKYGASEERKRLINKWVNEVKLAQ
- the dcd gene encoding dCTP deaminase, with translation MRLCDTDIERYLEQGIISLTPRPDNDKINGATVDVRLGNSFRVFREHTAPYIDLSGKKEEVSAQLEAVMSDEILIDDGEAFFLHPGELALATTFEAVSLPANIIGWLDGRSSLARLGLMVHVTAHRIDPGWNGRIVLEFYNSGKLPLALRPKMVIGALSFEVLSGEAARPYNRRQDAKYKDQQNAVASRIDKDK